A region of the Leopardus geoffroyi isolate Oge1 chromosome C2, O.geoffroyi_Oge1_pat1.0, whole genome shotgun sequence genome:
GTCTGTAGTTTGGTAGTTTATTCTGCATTAGATGGAGGGGTGGAAAAgctgaggaagggggagaagtGTAGGGTATAATGTCAGGGAGGGAAAAGGATGAGAGTaggaaagccaagaaaataaaagacttctaattcttgcctttaattttttactttttaaatttttcacctgtttggtttttaaatttaaattaaaaatttttttattatgtaatggAGCAGGGGAGTGAATAATGAGCACAGGTAGGTCCCTTTTCCTAGGGAACTTAAAGGCTAAGGAGGGAACAAGAGAAATACCTAACTGAATATAATACAGTAGGGAAAATGCTCCAGTGGAAGCATTTTCTAGTAAGAATGGCTAGTATTGTTGAGTGGTTTCTAtatgtcaggcattgttctaagtgctttattgGCCTGTGAGGTGGGTGACAGTATCATACgtgttttacagaggaggaaacaggttaAGTGACTTAGCTGAGGTTGTCCTGTTAGTAAGTGGTAGGGCCCAGATTTGAATACAGGCAGCTGGGCCCCAAGGGCTGCTCCTCATGTGTTCTGTCATTTCTTACTCTAGGACTAAGATTCACAAAGCCATTCTACAGGAGGGCGCAGGGGTTGGCAGGTTTTGAAGTATCACAACGGCTTGTCATAGATTTTATGtcattgttttccattatttggGCCCTCATTTGCCAAGTTCCTCCTGCTCCCTTTGAACACTAAATTTTTAGTTGACCTGATAAGGTAGGGTGCTTTTAGGGGAATTCAGCCtcagaatctgaaaaacaaaaggaaaaggccaGGCTTGACCTGGGGCTTGCTCGTGTCGTTGGGCAAGAGGGGGCCTGCCTGAAGGGGGCGCCAGGTAGCAAACACATGCGGCTGTTACCTGTGGTGTGGGCTCTGGGGGCTCAGGAGCCAAAGGTGAGCTGCCTCTGTCCGCATTTGTGCCTCCTTTCTCTGGGTGCCCAAAACCACTATCCTTCATGCCCCTCCCTCATTACGCTCTGATTCTCTAACACCTTATGGGATCTTGGTGCTACGCCTCAAACCTTTCTCTGTTAAGAAAACATCTTTGGCATCAAATGAAATTATGGGTGCTTTAGTCATTTTTTGAAAACTAGAATATAAAACGTTCTGCTCAtttgtattttgaattaaatattcaCCATTATTTTCACAGATGAAACTgaagtttgtggttttttttttttttttctgtacaggTGGGCAGTACTATAGCTTATTTTATAGTTAAGGAGTTGAGTTATGTTCCTACGGTTACcataacaaattaaaacaacagaaatttattctcccacTGTTCTGGAGCCCAGAAGTCTAGAATCGCGGTGTCTGCAGGGCAGTGCTGTCTTGGAGGTTCTAAGGAAGACTCCTTCCCATGCCTCTCTACTACCTTCTAGTGGTTGCTGGCAGTCTTTGTCATTCCATGTCTTTTAGAAGAGTTACTACAATCTCTGCCTTCTTGGTTACATGGCCTTCTTCCCCTCGGTCTCTAAAACCAAATTTCATACCGGTCATTGGATGGAGGCCTACCCTAATCCATTATAATCTCATTTCATCTTAATTGTATCTGCAAagactgtttccaaataaggtcatgttcacgggtactgggagttaggacttggGCCTATTTTTTGGGAGATACAAGTCAGCCCACAAATAGGGGCTTCTGGAAAATTCCTTGTATAAGGAgcaggttgtcttttttttttttttaattgacaaaagTTTTTATATACAGACTTGCAATTATGAAAAGATGATAGAACAATATAACTGTAAAACTCTTTTCCAGAAACATTCTGAAATGTGAGTAAATGTatatgagaaattattttaaatgtgtagctGAGCTTAAAATAAAGAATTCCCAAGGTGCCAGAAATGATGGGGAACAGAGTATCAGGGTGTGGTAAGTGTGTGAGCTGACATTGAGGCTCTTGGGTAATAAGTCAGTCATGGTATACTCAGGGCTTGAGTTTCAGTACCCATTAAGGGAGAGGCCTTTGGGCTTGAGGTGTTGTGAGAAGACCCATGAATGAAGAAGGGATTCTTGTGAGGCCACACACAGCCCAGGTGGAATGACAATAGGTGAGAAATAGCCACCCACCAGTACAGGGTAGCTCATCTCTACCTGGCTTTGAATGggaaggaaacacaaaatctcaTCTAAGAAATTGAAACCCAGCTTCTGTGCCTCCTGTAGGATTGGAGTTTGAGTTTATACTCTCCATGGTCTAGGAATTCCTAAACAAGGTTCAGCTCTCAGTTTTGGTTCCAGACTGATGACACTCCTGGAGTAGCTGGCCAGAGCAAATGGAAAACCACTTTGGAAGGGACGATACCACCAATGCTGCACATAAAACCACTCTGGAAGAAGTGTGCCACAACTCAGTGCTCGAGAGattcttaaagaaggaaaaaagaaaaaaagctccaCACTGGTCCCCTCTCACCAAAAGttacaggacagcagaggagacaCTCTACAATGAGTGTGAGTCAATAGACACCACAGACAGGAGAACTCGAGTCCCCAGAACTTCAAATGGTAGCATGACATTCTGAAAAGTGGTAGAAAAAGGAGAGAACCctgcatttattttatgaaaccaGAATCACCCTAATACCACAACCAGATAAAGATAGTgcaggaaaggaaaattacaggccaatattactttgcatagacacaaaaatcctaaataaaacattagcaaactaTATCCAGTaagttgtgtgtatgtgcatatgtacaaACTCATAACCTCTTGGCTTTATTTCAGGATGGCAGGATGATTTAACATTAGAAAGCTATTGAtgtggattaaagaaaaaaaatattttcctcaatagatgcagagaagtCTGAGGCTACTTCTCCCTCATGAAGCGTGCATCCTTCGTGCACAAATTAGTAGGAGTGATTGCACACTGTCAGTGGCAAATAACTGCtgtctgtttcaatttttttttttacatttatttatttttgagagacagagagagcacaaatggggaggggcagagagagaaggggacagaatctgaagcaggctgcaggctctgagctgtcagcacagagcctgacacggggctcgaactcaaaaaccgtgagatcatgacctgagccgaagttggacgctcaaccaactgagccacccaggtgccccaactgctCTCTATTTTAGAGAAAGGACAAGAGAGTCCCAGGGAGGTCCAGCTGAAGGGACTGTATGCATGCAGCAAACAGCTCCAGGGCTGTTCAAGGCCAAGGAAGAGCAGGGCAGAAGCATCGTTGTGTCTGAATATGGGATGGGAATACAGGGGTCTGTTCCCCGGTAATGGAGATGCTGCCCTTTTGTTTCAGTTTCTCTTCGTTGGGGGATGTGGCTTGCATGGCTATCTGCTCCCGCCAGTGTCCAGCGGCCATGGCCTTCTGCTTCCTGGAGACCGTGTGGTGGGAATTCACAGCTTCCTATGACACCACCTGTATTGGCCTAGCCTCCAGGCCATACGCCTTTCTCGAATTTGGTTTGTAACCCTCTTTCTTATTTACTGTTCTCTCACGGCATCGTATGTGTAGAATTAATGGTTTAGATTTGGCTTTGACCATCAGGGAAAACCACTGCAGGGGCTATAACATGTCACTGGAGATCAGTTTTGTACCAAGAGATTTCAGTGAAGGAGCGGCCTGGAGAGCTTGAAGGTTTAACGCTGGCTCTTCATCTCttcagagcctgaggcaggtTGGGGAGTGGTGAAACTTGTATCGATTATTCACCACAGCCCTCTGggacaggggtcagcaaactggTCCAAGGGCCAGCTGCCCccgcctctttttttcttgtaaatacaGTGGAACCCAGCTACGTTCATTCTTGTCATGGGTcgcctgtggctgcttttgcccTTACccagcagagttgagtagatgtgacagagaccatatggggCCTAGAAGCCTCAAATATTTGCTACCTGGCAGCTTAAGAAAATTTGCTAACCCCTGCTCTAGAGCAGTGCTACTCAACGGGTGGTATGGGAATTTGTTCTATCATGAGGGAGGTACAGAAAGTGAGAATAAGTGTCCAGAAACTCATACGGTGATTTGACATTCCTGCggtattttttattgcattttatcaaAGAATCAGTCTGTAACcatttggaaataagaaaaactgCCCCTTTATTCAAAGGTCTGAGAAATACTGCCCTGGAAGAGGATGGTTTTCTCTTAGGCATTGTCGGAGAGGCTTGTAGAGGCTCGCAGGCTTTGGAGCACAGCATGGTAGCTGTAGCCTATGCTCTCTTTTCCTCAGGTGTGAGTCAAGTCATTCTAAGCTCTTGGGAGAACAGGAGtagaggtgggagtggggggcatCCTGTGGCCTGTACGTAAACTAGCTGCTGTCTCTGTGATGCCCTTGAATGAGGGGCTGGCAGCAGTCGGTACTAAGGGTCAGGTGCACAGGCGTGTTGGCACGTGTGCTTCCTGGCTGTACTGCCGTAGCCCTCGTACTCCCTCACGTGGTCCACTGGCCGGTGCATTTTGTTGTCACCCAAAGGTGCTGGCAAGCTGCCTGGTACGCAGGCCTCTGCCAGGCAGACCTGTGATGTAGACAGAGTTCTCCCCGGTTCTCCCTGTGAGGCCTCGTCCACCGCTGCTCTCAACCCCACTTCTTCCTACAAAGAGGGCACGCTGGCCCCAGGCAGACCACAGCTGTGGCGGTTGATATGCAGTGTGGACCGTGTTCTGCTCCCCGCTGCTCTGCATGTGCCTTCCTTCTAAAGTGGTGTGCTTGATCACACAGCAGACCCTGTCCCGGCATCGTGTTTGCTCATCCACTGAATGGTGGATACTAGATACCGGCATTGTGCGTGATTTTGCTTTGCCAATATGTACGAAACCCCAAGCGCTTATTAAAATTTGGTAATCGATTAATACTAAGGCAAACAAAGCAATTAAAACCAATATCTTGTAAGTATGTGATTTTAGTTTGCACAAAATATTCACctttatttgtaagttttttcTCCCGTACCTTTTTTGAGGTATTTCATTCAAGAATAACTGTCTCCCCTTTCTGTTAAGCTTTGCATCATCCTGTGAATGGCCCAGGATTGTACTAGCAGTGGCTGAGTAAGACTCCAGCCCCTATCCCTTGACTCCCTCATCACTGAGGTTCCGGGAAGCATTGTTGCCTTCTCTGTGGACAATCGCATTTTAAGTATTATGCACTGAAGAGATTGATGAGAGCAGTAATGACACCCAGTGAACATCTGACCTTTAGGTGTATCCAGACACTCCCAGAATCTGGCTGACTTACTAGCTTGCTCAGAAAGGTGAACTTCATTTTGCACATATTGTTCTGTAATATCCATCCTGACGCAACTGCTCAACTTGGGTTGCTCTCTTTTTGCAGATAGCATCATTCAGAAAGTGAAGTGGCATTTTAACTGTGTAAGTTCCGCTCAGATGGAGAGCAGCTTAGAAAAAATTCGGGAGGAGcttgacttccagcctccagtgGTTCTCACTGTGGAGGACACAGATATAGCGAATGGGATAATGAACGGTCACACACAGATACGCTTGGAGCCTGGTAAGTGGTTTGCTCTTCTCCgatgttggtgaagatgaggTGACATTAGGTATTTCAAACGcaattggcttttttttaaaccagggaGTTGTTTTTTAGGGGATGGGTGTCTGGAAAATATGTCTGGAAAATATGGACTGACCTGTTTCCAGGTGACTGTTAACAAAAAAACTGTCACCATAGTGAGTCGttctggggagggggcggtgcaACTCTTGATGAAATTCAGAAGAGTGACTTGTTTTCTCAACCAGGGTGAAGTCTACCCGTTTAAATGTAAAGGGAAGTCATTCGGTTTTGCTGGAAGTCACTTACTAAAGTGTACAGATTTgtctgttctccttctctcttttttcttttgacaatGAATCCTTATCTCATCTCATCACTTAGTGAAAACATTGCAAATCTCCACTGAGAAACCATGCCCTCCTTGACCTGGGAGGGAAGGGCCTTGGGGATGAGGGTGGGCAGGGCCAGAGCCAGGGCTTCGAATGTTCTCAGTTTGCTTCCCCGTGAGCCCTGTGGATTTCTGAGCTGGGTGCCCTGGCACTCTGTGACTTAGCCCGCCATTAACACCACTAGCCACTCAATGCCTAGCATGTAacaaagcatgatttttttttttattccttgtttatGATTACACACACaaactaatttttaattaaagtagaGTTTATCTTCTAACCATTCTGTAATGGTCTAAGAGCACATAacaaagcatgattttttttttattccttgtttatGATTACACACACAATTAAACCAAGTTTCAATTAAAGTAGAATTTATCTTCTAACCATTCTGTAATGGTCTAAGAGCTGAATCCTTCTTTGAAAGATAGAGTTGTCTACACTATAACAgtctaattattttgttttaacagtttttataCTAAACTCACTGCTTGAATTTTAAAAGTGGTGtattaaaaatgttcacattttggggggcacctaggtggctcagtcggttaagcatccgacagctcaggtcatgatctcacggtttgtgattctGAATCccgtatagggctctgtgctgacagtttggagcctagagcctgcttcagattctatgtctccctctctctctgccctgaccccactcgtgctctgtctctctctctcaaaaataaacattaaaaaaaattttttttccttaatgttcaCCTTTTTGGCTTAACTTTGTGTTTTGATttaatctatttaaatttaaaccaaATACATTCCTGGATTGGCTTTTATGCCGATCAGTAACGTGTAATTTATACTAGGAATGAACTTAACTTTCGTAGAAGGAAGACTGGGTAATTGAGCCTCAAGCTTCTTCTTTTGCCATATATAAAAATGGGGTGGCTCtgtaatgtattttgtttttcaaccacTTAAGACAAGAGGAGTAAAATCCAGAAAACATCAACTTGCTTATCTTTCTAGGACATTTTACTGTGGTTTGACCCACCCTATTGTCCTGAGGCTAGAATCTTTACAGGTAGCACGTTCTGTTCTAACGGGAGTTTTGGAAGCTCAGTGGAAACTCTAACACACTAACACTAGGCATCCCTTGGGTTGTGGCTAgatacttgtgtgtgtgcatgtgtgtgcacatgtgtgtgtatgtgggaaaTGTAAGGACCAGAAGGGATGATTTAAAAGATCATACTAAGAGAATGGGGCAGGGTGTCACCATTTAATAGTGTGAACCAGAATCGGTCTTGGTAGTTATCTCTGAAGAGAGAATGATCATTTGGTCTAGAGTTCCAGAAACAGATTGTGGCTCAAATAATCAGTGTTTTTACCTCCTCTTCccaattattttagaatttaaaaaactgcaTTTGCTGCACATTGCCCCGGAAGCCCACGAGTCCCTGAATACTGTCCTTGTTTAGAAGCTGAGAGTTGATAGAAATGCTGTCAGTTTGACAATCAATTTACAAATAAAGCCATAAATTGCTTTACATCAGGTTTTCTCAGCCTAAGCCATACTGACATTTTGTACtggataattttttgttgtgagGGGCTGTCTTGTACATTGCAGGATGCTTAGACGCATTCGTggcccactagatgccagtaataCCCTGTTTGCAGTTTTGACAACCCCAAATATCTCTAGGCATTGCCAGTTGCCTGCTGAGGGGCTGATCGCCCctctctgagaaccactgctttaagtagaaagaaaatcaggCCTTGAAAAACCTGTGCTTAACTCAGAGACAGTCCTCGTGCCGAAAGAAACTCACTTCAGATTCCCAGATCCGTTCTGTCCtccatttcttgcctttttgccGTCTAACAGCAGCTGCTTTTAATTAATATGTTTGTTATTCTGTGTTTAACATAATGAGCCTATCATTAGTGGAGGTCTAGttaatgtctttgtttatttttctttcatatagaaattattttcactagacacttattttttttaattgtgaagcTCCTAATTTCCGAATGGAGCCAGTGACAGCCCTGGGTGTCCTTTCGCTCATTCTCAACATCATGTGTGCTGCTCTGAACCTCATCCGTGGGATTCACCTCGCAGAACATTCTCTACAGGTAacctttgtttttatagtttaaatTGAAGGACCTATGATGGCAGAAACTGATGGGGGAGACACTTTATTCGTAAGGTTATTATGTACAAAGGTTTTAAcaattgtttaattaaaatacaatttttattttaaagtttattctttataGTAAATTGAACAAATATAAAACTTGCTCTTTTGTGTCTGTTGTCCCAAGAAGCCAAAGGGGCCTGTTAGGGGGAATTGGTGAGAAATAGTTTGCTACAGGGACATCCTTGGGGCCCCAGGAGTCACCCCAGGGTCCTGATTGCTCGTCAAGAGCAAATCTGATTCTCAGCCTCTGAGGTTCAGGCTGTTTCTGCTTGTTAAAAAGTTGCCTCCTAGTCTGATTTATATCAAGCAAGATGCCACTTCCCTATGTCTTTGTCAGAGAACTGTATCATTAGGCAGTTGGTTTGCCAGGCTGCTTAAATCAAAGCAACTTTCTATGTCAGggctcttaaaatattttttttaaattttgaagtatttaaaacactttgaaaaagcATGGAATCACTGTAGGCATAAACAGATagatatctcatttaaaaatagagcCATCGTGCCCACACCATCACTACGGTAGCTAAAGTCTGAAGCATGGCTGGTGTTGCTCTCAGGAGACTAATGGAGACTGACCTGTGTGGAGAGTGGCAGCAGGCCTGTGCTGTAAGAGTGGTGACCGCCTGTTACTGCGTCCTGTCTTTGGCTGATGGGTGCTGTTTCCTActcttattttttatgattatcCATGCCCAGATACTTACCAAGCGTCTGTACGCACTAGAACAGTTACATGACCGACAAGACATTTAAGATGGGACACAAAGTAGAGTGTGGTGACATCACTAAGGAGGTAGCAGTACCTGAAGAATGCAGAATTAGGGAAAGCTTAGTGCTGACAAATGAGTGGATTTTGAGAGGCAGTAGTGTTGGGGGGCATTCCAGCCTGGGGGCTTCGTACAGATGCTCGGGGACAGGAGGGCACATGGTGTGTCCAGGCTGTTGGAAACAGTTGCATGTCAACCCTGGTTCTGGTATAGAAACAGGGTGCTCTGTCCCAGTCAGGGATTTTGCATTATCAACCAAACCAGACCCAATGAGGTGTGAAGAGCTTCATGTCATCGTTTTTCCTTTCATCGGAATAttccttttctcctgtttcttaCATTTGTTTTAGGTTGCCCACGAGGAAATTGGAACTATTCTggcttttcttattccttttgtAGCCTGTATTTTCCAGGTGGGTGAAACATTGATATTTTGAGTGGGTTGAACCCGTGAccttattttgttcttctgttgGGACCGTCAACTTATTTCTAGATG
Encoded here:
- the SEC22C gene encoding vesicle-trafficking protein SEC22c; translated protein: MSMILFACVVRVRDGLPLSASTDFYHTQDFLECRRRLKTLALRLTQYPGRGSAEGRDFSIHFSSLGDVACMAICSRQCPAAMAFCFLETVWWEFTASYDTTCIGLASRPYAFLEFDSIIQKVKWHFNCVSSAQMESSLEKIREELDFQPPVVLTVEDTDIANGIMNGHTQIRLEPAPNFRMEPVTALGVLSLILNIMCAALNLIRGIHLAEHSLQVAHEEIGTILAFLIPFVACIFQCYLYLFYSPARTVKVVLMLLFICLGNMYLHGLRNLWQILFHIGVAFLSSYQILTRQLQEKQSDYGV